A single Pseudanabaenaceae cyanobacterium SKYG29 DNA region contains:
- a CDS encoding DUF2973 domain-containing protein, producing the protein MLQILYIIAFSFLLLFAIGSLVRSMITLSQRQAEPVQKTVGAIHPELLDGEGNLTEEPLLVIKTLDLDAMRSRLDALYEASPGGDNNL; encoded by the coding sequence ATGTTACAAATTCTATACATTATCGCTTTTTCCTTCCTATTGCTGTTTGCCATTGGCAGCTTGGTACGCAGTATGATTACTCTGTCCCAGCGCCAAGCGGAACCTGTACAAAAGACTGTGGGCGCTATTCATCCAGAACTGCTTGATGGGGAAGGCAACCTGACGGAGGAACCCCTGTTGGTGATTAAAACCCTGGATTTAGATGCTATGCGCTCCCGTTTAGATGCCCTCTATGAAGCTTCCCCTGGCGGCGATAACAACCTATGA
- a CDS encoding DUF2605 domain-containing protein, with translation MSAADLLPQVLEPLLEDFRYWFDRSQQFLTTHRLPFLEKEQQADLLRRVEETQKSIAAATTMFHLSDKKVAIDTALVMEWHKLLMECQAVAMRYRQQ, from the coding sequence ATGTCGGCAGCAGATTTATTGCCCCAAGTCTTGGAGCCTCTCCTAGAGGACTTCCGCTACTGGTTCGATCGCTCCCAGCAATTTTTGACTACCCATCGCTTGCCTTTCCTAGAGAAAGAACAACAGGCAGATTTACTCCGCCGCGTGGAAGAAACGCAAAAGTCGATCGCGGCAGCGACAACAATGTTCCACCTTTCTGACAAAAAAGTGGCAATCGATACTGCCCTGGTAATGGAATGGCACAAGCTTCTCATGGAATGCCAGGCCGTAGCCATGCGCTATCGCCAGCAGTGA
- a CDS encoding BolA/IbaG family iron-sulfur metabolism protein produces the protein MISAEQVANLIRTAIPGAQVQVQDPLNDGQHFTAIVVAEAFRGLTMIKQHRMVNDALKSYLDDGSIHALQLKTYTPEQWAQNQIQIN, from the coding sequence ATGATTTCAGCGGAACAAGTAGCTAATCTGATTCGCACGGCTATTCCAGGGGCACAGGTGCAGGTGCAAGACCCCCTAAATGACGGACAGCATTTTACAGCGATCGTGGTGGCAGAAGCATTTCGGGGTTTAACGATGATCAAACAACACAGAATGGTAAACGATGCTCTCAAAAGCTATTTAGATGATGGCTCCATTCATGCCCTACAGCTAAAGACCTACACCCCCGAACAGTGGGCACAAAACCAGATACAGATCAACTAG
- a CDS encoding DnaJ domain-containing protein, translating to MQPADCYRVLGLARNASWEDVKIAYRRLARKYHPDVNQGDPQAAEKFRLVQEAYQVLRTLQAGATPSNHTRPAPPPPPPKPTVKVEFRPPTPKTKEKVPPSPAERLLQDTLQRVQLLFRQKKYPVAMAMLEGLRQRFPDHSEVIKWLAVAYQRQGNELLQIGKYREAEIYLRKALQTAPHNRALCFEVQHDLDRLARLK from the coding sequence ATGCAACCTGCTGACTGCTATCGTGTTTTGGGACTTGCCCGCAACGCTTCTTGGGAAGATGTCAAGATTGCTTATCGTCGCTTGGCACGGAAATACCACCCCGATGTCAATCAAGGTGACCCCCAGGCAGCGGAAAAATTCCGCCTTGTGCAGGAAGCCTATCAAGTGTTACGCACGCTCCAGGCAGGAGCAACACCGAGCAATCACACCAGACCTGCTCCTCCCCCACCACCACCTAAACCCACTGTCAAAGTAGAATTCCGTCCCCCTACCCCCAAGACGAAAGAAAAAGTGCCCCCCTCTCCCGCAGAGAGACTGCTGCAAGATACGTTACAACGGGTACAGCTCCTGTTTCGGCAAAAGAAATACCCTGTGGCGATGGCTATGCTAGAGGGTCTAAGGCAACGGTTTCCTGACCATAGTGAAGTTATCAAATGGCTCGCTGTTGCCTATCAACGCCAGGGCAATGAACTACTGCAAATTGGCAAATACCGTGAGGCGGAAATCTACCTCAGAAAAGCGCTACAAACAGCACCCCACAACCGTGCCCTCTGCTTTGAAGTGCAGCATGACCTCGATCGCCTTGCTCGCCTAAAGTAA
- a CDS encoding PAS domain-containing protein, translating to MPDPIVHPQQPLIEVARILHEQRLSYVEVVEGGAGIGFISQAQIVQVVADRAEAISTLTARDVMVGMEQIIDTCLENITLSTIAKHYNDIVVVLDREGRFTYCHPCGARILGFTKEEVIGQSAFGFIHSADLEITVQTFTTALGKPNEPVTTPEYRMLDAHGKWRYFAATIINLLDHPIIRGVVVICQDITDRKQKELELVQQVRKNQIIAEMVQLLYQSSKLIDVFQHATFSLRQLLEVDSVNIVQYFPDRYCWQSVTESLRNDSIPSLLNFTTTDAASSFAPQILRREIVQITDTRIEGIDCPRAEIFPGAWLIVPIVVSDSVWGAVCLGFYQTGHTWQPEEIEVVQLAIKQLAIAIEEANLLEELMIGRERLRLALEFSEVGCWEFSFNGGDAVWSDSLFHLMDLDPQIHEPCYDTWRNLVHPDDLAWVEQEFQKTITEKATLDIIYRIVMPTGKVRWVLTKGRAVYRDDQPEKILGVMIDITDRKELELALAQSQEKLNLVLKLNKIGIWEWDLVNSQVSWNEQKYELLGLSYDTKPSYDAFIQLVAPEQREEIESRIRYCIDHQETYYHETKIITPSGVTRWLQEQGECEVKDGRVVRLLGIAQDITQRKLMELELIDSETRYRSIVENIPGVIMHYVLDKYGRERITYVSPRSRELFEISADEILENNQLFWQLFSPEDRTLFHGSIIYSAQTQRQWNREYPISTPSGHIKWIQGIGTPQLQPSGDILWRMIILDVTARKLAEHELEQEKQFNAQITQLTSAIIYLYDATRDSIHLLNTELVNILSLNPGNINILDQNLLTELIHPQDLPALINHWQNIIIDSVNSDKKIEFRITDCWGNWYWLLASHRVFTTDASGRPTQILGVAVDITKQKETEAELRESEQRFQHLASNIPGVIMRYIVHTDGTDTITYISPGCEQIFGKTDREIINNDRIFWNCIVAEDLPKLYGYLLACSQKFQQWKCEWRIKTNAEQVKWLSGLGSPQQLPNGDVLWDVIILDITGKKQAEQEVKEQQELLKQVVESSSSYIYVYDLEERRNVYASPAVESILGYSAAEMATITEQRILELIHPEDHYVILNASANIDSKSDADVIELEYRVRDKQGNWHWLFDRGRIIKRNKDGLPKHFLGVATDVTKLKEAEASLQRMNQELEGRVADRTRALEERLQQELLLRTIIENIYQSFDLEQIFNITLREIRHSLECDRVAIYKFNPDGSGCFLTDSHAEELETIAGQVMEIDTYSPQSYGVNLDNPHVLVVNDFCASTGSNFYLLEGLELKASLASAIYVQNQLWGALVVYEHRQSRTWKGWEVNLIQQIAMQLAMAIQRTELYEQIQSELKEKEVLLKEVHHRVKNNLQIMSSLLRMQFRTAPSEIRQQLEDYQTRIQAMALVHDQLYRATNFSSINLQSYLTKLVNCLLQTFVSDATKVKIEVDAQEIILPLEKSIPLGLLTNELVSNCFKYAFPNGVGVIKVTLSAEDEFLILQVEDNGVGLPPDFDIETSDSLGMQLVLTLVEQLEGTLHYQTGAGTVFTVRFPHSPA from the coding sequence ATGCCAGACCCGATCGTTCATCCACAGCAACCCCTGATAGAAGTAGCCAGAATTTTACATGAACAGCGTCTCAGCTATGTTGAAGTTGTGGAGGGGGGCGCAGGTATTGGTTTTATTTCCCAGGCTCAGATTGTACAGGTTGTAGCAGACAGAGCAGAGGCAATTAGCACTTTGACAGCCAGGGATGTGATGGTAGGTATGGAGCAGATAATTGACACATGCCTGGAGAATATCACATTAAGCACGATCGCAAAACACTATAACGATATTGTGGTTGTCCTCGATCGGGAAGGTCGCTTCACTTACTGCCATCCCTGTGGTGCAAGGATCTTAGGTTTTACCAAAGAAGAAGTGATCGGGCAGAGTGCCTTTGGTTTCATTCATTCGGCAGATTTAGAAATCACAGTTCAGACATTCACTACTGCTCTAGGCAAGCCTAACGAACCTGTTACTACACCAGAATACCGCATGCTCGATGCCCATGGCAAATGGCGCTATTTTGCTGCCACTATCATAAACTTGCTAGACCATCCTATTATCAGAGGAGTAGTAGTCATTTGTCAGGATATTACCGATCGGAAGCAGAAAGAATTAGAGCTAGTCCAACAGGTTAGAAAAAATCAAATTATTGCCGAGATGGTACAATTACTTTATCAGTCTTCTAAATTAATTGATGTTTTTCAGCATGCCACTTTTAGCCTGCGACAATTGTTAGAAGTTGATTCGGTCAATATTGTTCAATATTTCCCCGATCGATATTGTTGGCAGAGTGTTACAGAAAGTCTTAGGAATGATAGTATTCCTTCCCTGCTTAACTTTACTACAACTGATGCTGCTTCCTCCTTTGCTCCACAAATTCTCCGCCGCGAAATAGTTCAAATTACTGATACCAGAATAGAGGGCATAGATTGTCCTAGAGCAGAAATTTTCCCTGGAGCCTGGTTAATTGTTCCCATCGTTGTCAGTGATAGTGTGTGGGGGGCAGTTTGTTTAGGCTTCTATCAGACAGGACATACATGGCAGCCAGAGGAAATAGAAGTAGTGCAGTTGGCTATTAAACAACTGGCTATAGCAATTGAGGAAGCAAATTTATTAGAAGAATTGATGATCGGGAGAGAGCGACTAAGACTAGCATTAGAATTCAGTGAAGTAGGGTGCTGGGAATTTAGTTTTAATGGTGGTGATGCGGTTTGGAGTGATTCCCTCTTTCATTTAATGGACTTAGACCCGCAAATACATGAACCATGCTACGATACTTGGCGCAATCTAGTACACCCAGATGATTTAGCCTGGGTAGAACAAGAGTTTCAAAAGACAATAACAGAGAAAGCAACCCTTGATATTATTTATCGCATTGTTATGCCAACAGGGAAAGTACGCTGGGTTCTAACAAAGGGTAGAGCAGTCTATCGTGATGACCAACCGGAAAAAATACTGGGTGTGATGATTGATATTACCGATCGCAAAGAATTGGAGTTAGCCCTTGCCCAGAGCCAAGAGAAGCTAAATCTGGTCTTGAAACTGAACAAAATTGGCATTTGGGAGTGGGACTTAGTCAACAGTCAAGTCAGCTGGAATGAACAAAAATACGAGCTACTAGGATTAAGTTATGACACTAAACCTAGCTATGATGCTTTTATACAATTAGTGGCACCGGAACAAAGAGAAGAGATTGAAAGTCGGATTAGGTATTGCATAGATCACCAGGAAACTTACTATCACGAGACCAAAATCATCACTCCCAGCGGTGTCACAAGATGGTTACAGGAACAGGGAGAATGTGAAGTAAAAGATGGTCGTGTCGTGAGATTGCTAGGAATTGCCCAGGACATTACGCAGCGTAAATTGATGGAGCTGGAGTTAATTGACAGTGAAACTCGCTATCGCAGTATTGTAGAGAATATTCCTGGGGTAATTATGCACTATGTCTTAGACAAGTACGGACGGGAAAGAATCACTTATGTTAGTCCTAGGAGTAGGGAATTATTTGAAATTAGTGCTGATGAAATCTTGGAAAACAATCAGCTATTTTGGCAGCTTTTCTCTCCAGAAGACCGCACCCTTTTCCATGGCTCTATTATTTATTCTGCCCAAACTCAACGTCAGTGGAATCGAGAATATCCAATTTCTACCCCCAGTGGTCACATCAAATGGATTCAAGGAATTGGTACCCCTCAACTACAGCCTAGTGGAGACATACTCTGGCGTATGATTATTTTGGATGTTACTGCCCGCAAATTGGCGGAACATGAATTAGAGCAGGAGAAGCAGTTTAATGCACAAATTACACAACTGACTTCGGCAATTATTTATCTTTATGATGCTACTAGGGATAGTATCCATCTTCTCAACACAGAGTTAGTTAATATCCTGTCTCTCAACCCTGGTAACATCAATATCTTAGACCAAAATTTACTTACAGAATTAATTCATCCCCAGGATTTACCTGCTCTCATCAACCACTGGCAAAATATTATCATAGATAGCGTTAATAGTGATAAAAAGATCGAATTTAGAATCACTGATTGCTGGGGCAATTGGTATTGGTTACTGGCTAGTCATCGTGTCTTTACTACAGATGCCAGTGGCAGACCTACCCAGATTCTGGGAGTAGCAGTGGATATTACGAAACAAAAAGAAACTGAGGCGGAGCTACGGGAAAGTGAGCAGCGATTCCAACATCTGGCTAGCAATATTCCTGGAGTAATCATGCGCTATATTGTCCATACTGACGGCACAGATACAATTACCTACATCAGTCCTGGTTGTGAGCAAATTTTTGGCAAAACCGATCGGGAGATAATCAATAACGATCGTATATTTTGGAATTGTATAGTAGCAGAGGACTTACCTAAGCTATATGGTTATTTGCTTGCTTGTTCTCAAAAATTCCAGCAATGGAAGTGCGAATGGCGTATAAAAACAAATGCAGAACAAGTTAAGTGGCTCAGTGGACTTGGTTCGCCCCAGCAACTACCCAATGGCGATGTATTGTGGGATGTGATTATTTTAGATATAACAGGAAAGAAACAAGCAGAACAGGAGGTGAAAGAACAACAAGAACTGCTTAAGCAGGTAGTAGAATCATCCTCTAGTTATATCTATGTGTATGACCTAGAAGAAAGACGCAATGTTTACGCTAGCCCAGCAGTAGAAAGTATTTTAGGTTACAGTGCTGCTGAAATGGCAACCATAACTGAGCAGAGAATATTAGAGCTTATCCATCCTGAAGATCATTATGTAATCCTCAATGCTAGTGCTAACATTGACAGCAAATCTGATGCGGATGTAATAGAGTTAGAGTATCGGGTAAGGGACAAGCAGGGGAATTGGCACTGGTTATTCGATCGGGGTCGTATTATTAAGCGCAACAAGGATGGACTGCCTAAACATTTTCTAGGTGTAGCCACAGATGTCACAAAGCTGAAAGAGGCAGAGGCTTCCTTGCAGAGAATGAATCAAGAACTGGAAGGTAGAGTTGCCGATCGTACCCGTGCCCTAGAAGAGAGATTACAGCAAGAGTTATTACTCCGTACAATTATTGAAAATATCTATCAGTCATTTGACCTAGAACAAATATTTAACATTACGCTGCGAGAAATTCGCCACAGCTTGGAGTGCGATCGGGTAGCAATTTATAAATTTAATCCTGACGGGAGTGGTTGTTTTCTCACTGATAGTCATGCTGAGGAATTAGAAACAATTGCGGGTCAGGTGATGGAGATAGATACTTATTCACCCCAATCCTACGGTGTCAATTTAGACAATCCCCATGTCTTAGTAGTCAATGATTTCTGTGCTTCTACAGGGTCTAACTTCTACTTATTAGAGGGGCTAGAGTTAAAGGCATCCCTTGCTAGTGCCATCTATGTACAAAATCAGTTATGGGGAGCATTGGTTGTGTATGAACACCGACAAAGTAGAACGTGGAAAGGTTGGGAAGTAAATTTAATTCAGCAAATAGCCATGCAGTTAGCCATGGCAATCCAAAGGACGGAACTGTATGAGCAAATACAAAGTGAGCTAAAGGAGAAGGAGGTGCTGCTGAAAGAGGTACATCACCGTGTAAAAAATAATCTACAAATCATGTCTAGCTTGTTGAGAATGCAATTTCGTACTGCTCCATCTGAAATCAGGCAGCAATTAGAAGATTATCAAACTCGCATTCAGGCAATGGCACTAGTACATGACCAACTCTACCGTGCTACTAATTTCAGTTCTATTAACTTGCAAAGCTACCTGACTAAGTTGGTTAACTGTCTCCTACAAACTTTTGTTTCAGATGCTACTAAAGTTAAGATAGAAGTTGATGCTCAGGAAATTATTTTGCCCCTGGAAAAATCTATCCCCTTGGGACTCCTTACGAATGAATTAGTGTCGAATTGTTTTAAGTATGCCTTCCCCAATGGGGTTGGTGTTATCAAAGTCACGTTATCGGCAGAGGATGAATTTCTCATCTTACAAGTAGAAGATAATGGTGTCGGTCTACCACCAGATTTTGACATAGAAACCAGTGACAGTTTAGGTATGCAGTTGGTACTAACTCTGGTAGAACAATTAGAGGGAACACTCCACTATCAAACTGGTGCCGGGACTGTCTTCACAGTGCGATTTCCCCACTCTCCTGCCTAG
- a CDS encoding Crp/Fnr family transcriptional regulator codes for MTTEEWLHCLRSASFFTGLPSSATARATDKMVVRHHPPDRVILLENDWGTSVYFVLQGWVKIRTYNLEGKEVTLNILGKGEMFGEMAPLDQVPRSTDVITLTEATIASIPAEDFVYLLQTEPKAGIHLAQSMGKRLRQLNRRLRMRESDSTARVVDILLFLTESQGRVTPEGVTIPCLPHRELSSLTGLARETVTRVLSKLEKQDLIRRDDDRDVFCIKDLVALEDLL; via the coding sequence ATGACGACAGAGGAGTGGTTGCACTGTTTACGCTCTGCCTCATTTTTTACGGGGCTGCCTTCGAGTGCCACTGCAAGGGCTACGGACAAGATGGTGGTACGCCATCACCCCCCCGATCGGGTCATCCTTTTGGAAAATGACTGGGGTACTTCTGTCTATTTTGTGTTGCAAGGCTGGGTGAAGATTCGCACCTATAACCTAGAGGGGAAAGAAGTCACGCTCAATATTTTAGGCAAGGGGGAAATGTTTGGGGAGATGGCTCCTTTAGACCAAGTTCCCCGCTCTACCGATGTGATTACCCTGACAGAAGCCACGATCGCCAGTATTCCCGCGGAAGATTTTGTCTACCTCCTGCAAACGGAACCCAAAGCGGGTATTCATCTGGCTCAATCGATGGGCAAACGACTGCGGCAACTTAATCGACGCCTGCGCATGCGGGAATCGGATAGTACGGCACGGGTGGTGGACATTTTGCTGTTTTTAACCGAAAGTCAGGGGCGAGTGACCCCAGAAGGAGTAACAATTCCCTGTTTACCCCATCGGGAGTTGAGTAGCTTGACGGGTTTAGCACGGGAGACAGTGACCAGAGTTTTGAGTAAACTGGAAAAACAAGATTTAATTCGCCGTGATGACGATCGAGATGTCTTCTGCATTAAAGACCTGGTGGCACTGGAAGATTTACTTTAG
- a CDS encoding cytochrome b6-f complex iron-sulfur subunit produces the protein MSQASISSEVPSMARRQFMNLLVGGSAAVTVLGALYPVVQYFIPPKKGGKGGGETAKDALGKDVLASEVLATHQVGERVMVQGLKGDPTYLVITDNKEIANYALNAVCTHLGCVVPWNVAEGKFICPCHGSQYDSTGKVVRGPAPLSLALAHVEITDDVVQLLPWKETDFRTNEAPWWS, from the coding sequence ATGAGTCAAGCATCTATCTCTAGTGAAGTGCCCAGCATGGCGCGCCGTCAGTTTATGAATCTCCTAGTGGGGGGGTCGGCGGCAGTAACGGTTTTGGGGGCACTTTATCCCGTAGTGCAGTATTTTATTCCCCCAAAAAAGGGTGGCAAAGGGGGCGGTGAGACGGCTAAGGATGCCCTTGGCAAAGATGTGCTAGCTTCCGAAGTATTAGCTACCCACCAGGTTGGTGAGCGGGTGATGGTACAGGGTTTGAAGGGTGACCCCACCTATCTTGTCATCACCGATAACAAGGAAATTGCCAACTATGCCCTCAATGCTGTGTGTACTCACCTAGGCTGCGTTGTGCCCTGGAATGTGGCGGAGGGGAAGTTTATCTGTCCTTGTCATGGTTCCCAGTATGACAGTACGGGGAAGGTAGTGCGCGGTCCTGCTCCCCTGTCCTTGGCGCTTGCCCATGTAGAAATCACCGATGATGTGGTGCAACTTTTACCCTGGAAAGAAACGGATTTCCGTACCAATGAAGCTCCCTGGTGGTCATAA
- the petA gene encoding apocytochrome f, producing the protein MKKLYSLVLALLIIWGVVQPAHAYPYYAQEAYSNPREATGRIVCANCHLANKPIKLELPQAVKPDTVFEAVVKLPYDHSKQQVLADGSRGGLNVGAVVVLPEGFKIAPEDRIPEELKAKVQDIYYQPYSETQENIVLVGPISGDDYPEIVFPVLAPDPSKDKNVHFLKYAVYAGGNRGRGQIYPTGEKSNNVQFNAPASGMITKIEEIPANEDEGFYGGHAVTIKTDQGETVTENIPVGPELLVQVGDIVKAGQPLTENPNVGGFGQAEGHVVLQDPQRIQWLLAFFASVIVTQILLVLKKKQYEKVQAAEMNF; encoded by the coding sequence ATGAAGAAGCTATACAGTCTTGTTCTCGCTCTGTTAATTATTTGGGGTGTAGTGCAACCCGCCCATGCCTATCCCTATTACGCCCAAGAGGCTTACAGCAATCCCCGTGAGGCTACAGGTCGGATTGTTTGTGCCAACTGTCATTTAGCTAACAAGCCCATCAAGCTAGAGCTACCCCAAGCTGTCAAGCCCGACACGGTGTTTGAAGCAGTAGTCAAATTGCCCTATGACCACAGTAAGCAGCAGGTATTGGCAGATGGTAGCAGGGGTGGCTTAAATGTCGGTGCGGTTGTCGTTTTACCAGAGGGGTTCAAAATTGCTCCCGAAGACCGTATTCCTGAGGAGTTGAAAGCAAAGGTGCAGGACATCTACTATCAGCCCTACAGCGAAACACAGGAGAATATTGTTTTGGTTGGTCCTATCTCTGGGGACGACTATCCAGAAATTGTTTTCCCTGTCTTGGCTCCTGACCCTAGCAAGGATAAAAATGTGCATTTCCTCAAGTATGCAGTCTATGCGGGGGGTAATCGCGGTCGGGGACAAATCTACCCCACGGGGGAAAAGAGTAATAACGTACAGTTCAATGCTCCTGCTAGCGGCATGATTACCAAGATTGAAGAAATTCCTGCCAATGAAGATGAAGGGTTTTATGGCGGTCATGCTGTTACAATCAAGACAGATCAGGGGGAAACAGTGACGGAAAATATTCCTGTTGGTCCTGAACTGTTGGTGCAGGTAGGTGATATTGTTAAGGCTGGTCAGCCTCTGACGGAAAATCCCAATGTAGGTGGCTTTGGTCAAGCAGAAGGTCATGTAGTTTTACAAGACCCCCAGCGAATTCAGTGGCTATTAGCTTTCTTTGCTTCCGTGATTGTCACCCAGATTCTTTTGGTGTTAAAGAAGAAGCAGTACGAGAAGGTGCAGGCTGCCGAGATGAATTTCTAG
- a CDS encoding cysteine desulfurase codes for MGIYLDYSATTPTRREVRELMVEIMTHHWGNPSSIHSWGTRSAMVVERARMQVAELIGAQGDEIVFTGSGTAANHLAIFGVTRQYRTPRHLIISAVEHSAVAAPVAWLEAQGWSVTRLTVDRYGKVDSEALQEAIREETVLVSVIYAHNEVGTIQPIKDLGQICRACGVIFHTDAVQAIGRIPIDVKELPVDLLSLSAHKFYGPQGVGALYIRSGLDLQPYLFGGGQEWGLYSGTHAVAAIGGMGLAAQLIQEEMATEIKRLLSLQQKLKLALDNVGELIFTGEERERLPHHLSYCHPTLGGREIVRKLDQLGIAISAGSACSSGKIIPSPTLLAMGFSQQEALGGFRISLGKYTTPEEIDRFLLAVQEIF; via the coding sequence ATGGGTATCTACTTGGACTACAGTGCTACTACCCCCACTAGGCGAGAGGTGCGGGAATTGATGGTGGAGATCATGACTCACCACTGGGGCAATCCTTCTAGTATTCACAGCTGGGGGACACGATCGGCAATGGTGGTAGAGCGGGCGCGGATGCAGGTAGCTGAGTTAATTGGTGCCCAAGGAGACGAGATTGTCTTCACAGGCAGTGGCACAGCGGCTAATCATTTAGCTATCTTTGGTGTGACCAGACAGTACCGAACTCCCCGGCATTTGATTATTTCTGCTGTCGAACACAGTGCTGTGGCTGCCCCTGTAGCTTGGTTAGAGGCACAAGGTTGGTCAGTGACCAGATTAACCGTCGATCGTTATGGCAAAGTCGACTCCGAAGCCTTGCAAGAAGCAATTAGAGAAGAAACTGTTTTGGTGTCTGTCATTTACGCCCATAACGAAGTAGGTACGATCCAGCCCATCAAAGACCTAGGGCAAATTTGTCGTGCTTGTGGTGTCATCTTTCATACAGACGCAGTGCAAGCCATCGGTCGGATTCCTATCGATGTGAAGGAATTACCTGTCGATTTATTATCGTTATCGGCGCATAAATTTTACGGACCTCAGGGGGTAGGAGCTTTGTATATCCGATCGGGGCTTGACCTACAACCCTACTTATTTGGGGGCGGTCAGGAGTGGGGTTTATATTCTGGCACCCATGCCGTAGCAGCGATCGGGGGAATGGGATTAGCTGCCCAACTCATCCAGGAGGAAATGGCAACAGAAATTAAACGATTGTTGAGCCTGCAGCAAAAACTCAAACTTGCCCTGGACAATGTAGGGGAGCTAATTTTTACAGGAGAGGAAAGGGAGCGCTTACCCCACCATCTAAGCTACTGTCATCCTACATTAGGAGGGAGAGAGATCGTCCGTAAGTTAGACCAGTTGGGCATTGCTATTAGTGCGGGGTCAGCATGTAGTAGTGGCAAAATCATACCCAGTCCTACCCTATTAGCTATGGGTTTTTCGCAGCAAGAAGCCCTGGGTGGATTTAGGATTAGTCTAGGCAAATACACCACTCCTGAGGAAATCGATCGATTTCTACTAGCAGTGCAAGAGATCTTTTAA
- the menB gene encoding 1,4-dihydroxy-2-naphthoyl-CoA synthase, with the protein MTWEQVGNFSDILYHKRPGIAKITINRPEVRNAFRPQTIEELIAAFKDAQLDTTIGVVLFTGAGPSADGKYAFCAGGDQKVRGEGGYIDAAGTPRLNVLELQRLIRSLPKVVIALVAGYAIGGGHVLHVVCDLTIAAENAVFGQTGPIVGSFDGGYGASYLARIVGQKKAREIWYLCRQYNAQEALAMGLVNKVVPVEELEAEGIRWAEEILDKSPLAIRCLKAAFNADCDGQAGLQELAGNATLLFYMTEEAQEGKNAFLEKRKPNFRNFPHLP; encoded by the coding sequence ATGACGTGGGAGCAGGTCGGCAATTTTAGTGACATTCTTTACCACAAACGCCCTGGTATTGCTAAAATCACGATTAACCGCCCTGAAGTAAGGAATGCTTTTCGACCCCAAACGATCGAGGAGCTAATCGCAGCCTTCAAGGATGCCCAGCTTGATACAACGATCGGGGTAGTCTTGTTTACAGGGGCTGGTCCTAGTGCCGATGGTAAGTATGCCTTCTGTGCAGGGGGTGACCAAAAGGTGCGGGGGGAGGGGGGATACATCGATGCCGCAGGTACGCCCAGGTTGAACGTATTGGAGTTGCAACGGTTAATCCGCTCCCTCCCTAAGGTGGTAATTGCCCTGGTAGCGGGGTATGCAATCGGTGGAGGTCATGTATTGCATGTGGTGTGCGACTTAACGATCGCGGCAGAAAACGCCGTTTTTGGGCAGACAGGACCGATCGTGGGCAGTTTTGACGGTGGCTATGGGGCAAGTTACCTAGCTCGGATTGTGGGACAGAAGAAAGCGCGGGAAATTTGGTACCTCTGTCGGCAGTACAACGCCCAGGAAGCCCTGGCAATGGGGTTAGTCAACAAGGTTGTGCCTGTAGAGGAATTAGAAGCAGAGGGGATCAGGTGGGCAGAAGAAATATTAGACAAGAGTCCCTTAGCGATTCGCTGTTTGAAAGCCGCTTTTAACGCTGATTGTGACGGGCAGGCAGGTTTACAGGAACTAGCAGGGAACGCCACCCTGTTGTTCTATATGACGGAGGAAGCCCAGGAAGGGAAAAATGCCTTCCTAGAGAAGCGCAAACCCAACTTTCGCAATTTTCCCCATTTGCCATAA